One genomic window of Hemitrygon akajei chromosome 1, sHemAka1.3, whole genome shotgun sequence includes the following:
- the gpr141 gene encoding probable G-protein coupled receptor 141, which yields MADITTNNTSSSKNMCEYLQNSSQSILIAIYVLVLMGGSAGAFMMIWKIKNDKKSVTSIAVINLISVHTIFILTLPFRISYYVLDKWKFSKIFCKVVSAMIHVHLYLCFVFYVIIVVIRMSCFFGGKKSMQFYQPWHSSAVSLAIWALVLLAILPLFFKFYGASKEYNKTECFQFQEEFSEDFVKTVNYILITVVLTTICILLAIQMRIIIKLAAKHTRTLHKRQEFGAQKKTLLILFLMITCFLPYLGYRLYYIQQDKPCYIINEIFLALTTMSCFDGLIFFFTAH from the coding sequence ATGGCTGATATAACAACAAATAATACATCATCCTCAAAAAACATGTGTGAATATTTGCAGAACTCTTCTCAGAGCATTTTAATCGCAATTTATGTGCTTGTGTTAATGGGAGGTTCTGCTGGTGCTTTCATGATGATATGGaagatcaaaaatgataaaaagtcAGTGACATCTATTGCTGTCATCAATCTCATATCAGTGCACACAATCTTTATCTTAACTCTGCCTTTCCGCATCTCTTATTATGTTTTGGATAAATGGAAATTCAGCAAGATATTCTGTAAGGTAGTGAGTGCGATGATTCACGTCCACTTGTACCTGTGCTTTGTGTTTTATGTCATTATAGTTGTCATAAGGATGTCCTGTTTCTTTGGAGGAAAGAAGTCAATGCAATTTTACCAACCTTGGCACTCCAGTGCTGTCAGCCTGGCAATCTGGGCACTGGTACTTCTTGCCATCCTCCCATTGTTTTTCAAATTCTATGGTGCTTCAAAGGAGTATAACAAAACTGAATGCTTCCAGTTTCAAGAAGAATTTAGTGAAGATTTTGTAAAGACTGTGAACTATATTCTTATTACTGTTGTACTAACAACAATTTGTATCTTGCTTGCCATTCAGATGAGGATAATAATAAAATTAGCAGCTAAGCACACAAGGACCTTACACAAACGACAGGAATTTGGAGCACAGAAAAAAACAttgttgattttatttcttatgatCACATGCTTTTTGCCCTACCTTGGCTACAGGTTGTACTACATTCAGCAAGACAAGCCTTGTTATATTATTAATGAAATATTCTTAGCTCTAACGACAATGAGCTGCTTCGATGGGCTCATCTTCTTTTTCACTGCACATTGA